Within Alcanivorax sp. REN37, the genomic segment TGATTTCAAGCTTGGTCGCGTCGCGAGCTACTTTAAACACCACCTGATTGCTCTTTTCGGCAACCACGCTGGCTTTTTCAGAAATCACCGGTGCCAGCAGCACCTTGAAGATACGCTCCTGGTTCATGCCAGCGCCTCCTCAAGCTTTTTCAGCGCCGGCACAGTCACCAGCACCTTTTCAAAAGCGATCAGGCTGACCGGATCGATGCCAGCAGCATCGCGCACATCAACGTGCGGCAGGTTGCGCGCCGCGAGGAACAGGTTTTCACCCACTTCTTCGGTCACAATCAGCACATTGGTCAGATCCAGCGCCTTCAGTTTTTCCGCCAGCGCTTTGGTCTTCGGCGTATCGACGGGGAAATCATCCACCACCACCAGACGCTCCTGACGCACCAGCTCGGAGAAGATGCACTGCAGCGCACCGCGGTACATTTTGCGGTTCACCTTCTGCTCGTAATCACGCGGCTTAGCAGCAAAGGTCACGCCGCCACCACGCCAGATCGGGCTACGGATAGAGCCGGCGCGGGCACGACCGGTGCCCTTCTGACGCCACGGCTTCTTGCCGCCACCGCTTACTTCTGAACGGGTCTTCTGTGCCTTTGAGCCCTGGCGACCGGCTGCCATGTAGGCAACGACCACTTGGTGCACGAGCGGCTCATTGAAGTCGCGACCGAACGCCACTTCTGACACAGAAACAGTTCCTCCAGAGGCAGTATTGAGATTCATCCTCTATATCCTCTCTCAGGCCTTCGCTTTCACGGCCGGACGCACGATGACGTCTGCACCCGTTGCACCAGGGACTGCGCCTTTGACCAGCAGCAGGTTCTTCTCGGCGTCCACACGCACGACTTCCAGGTTCTGGACAGTGACGCGCTCGGCACCCATGTGACCGGCCATCTTCTTGCCCTTGAACACTTTACCGGGGCTCTGGTTTTGACCAATGGAACCCGGCACGCGGTGGGACAGGGAGTTACCGTGGGTAGCATCCTGACCGCTGAAGTTCCAGCGCTTGATGGTGCCCTGGAAGCCCTTACCCTTGGACACGCCGGTGACGTCAACCGCCTGGCCTGCCTCAAAGATGTCTACTGCAATGGAAGCGCCCGCCGCCAGCTCACCAGCTGCTGC encodes:
- the rplD gene encoding 50S ribosomal protein L4 encodes the protein MNLNTASGGTVSVSEVAFGRDFNEPLVHQVVVAYMAAGRQGSKAQKTRSEVSGGGKKPWRQKGTGRARAGSIRSPIWRGGGVTFAAKPRDYEQKVNRKMYRGALQCIFSELVRQERLVVVDDFPVDTPKTKALAEKLKALDLTNVLIVTEEVGENLFLAARNLPHVDVRDAAGIDPVSLIAFEKVLVTVPALKKLEEALA
- the rplC gene encoding 50S ribosomal protein L3 — encoded protein: MAIGVVGRKCGMTRVFTEDGVSIPVTVIEVTPNRVTQIKTVEVDGYEGVQITAGERRASRVTAPQAGHFAKAGVEAGRGVWEFRAAAGELAAGASIAVDIFEAGQAVDVTGVSKGKGFQGTIKRWNFSGQDATHGNSLSHRVPGSIGQNQSPGKVFKGKKMAGHMGAERVTVQNLEVVRVDAEKNLLLVKGAVPGATGADVIVRPAVKAKA